The following are encoded in a window of Halorarum salinum genomic DNA:
- a CDS encoding sugar transferase, which yields MNGGWRYRLFAVLGVAVFSAVAVALVNNASVQSLADTVPVLSRLSPDPPGAAEFTLEILTTVVVFVLAFLPLYKPRPRRILDVIALSQKRVLLAMFALATVGYFDYTYRLPRLTVLLVTPILFVALPAWFAWIRRRPTEGQERAIVVGDDPKLIQQVAREVEIPLLGYLCPTKSFESGSVDSKEVLAMADGGETFVGLTRLGGLSRIEDVLVEYDINTVVLAFEHADRAEFFGALDACYEHGVAAKVHRNHADSVLTSGNAAGTLVDVEVEPWDVQDYMVKRAFDVVFSVVGLVVLAPVALIIAVGIKVDDGGPVLYEQERTAVFGETFDVYKFRSMVPKGESSTPVEDAKNNRITDIGQTLRRTHLDEIPQLWSILRGDMSVVGPRAVWTNEEMLLEDESEMWRKRWFVKPGLTGLAQVEGAKSTDPAEKLRLDLEYVRRQSFGYDVKMVLRQVWQIMEEVTSIARS from the coding sequence ATGAACGGGGGGTGGCGATATCGACTGTTCGCGGTCCTCGGCGTCGCCGTGTTCTCGGCAGTCGCCGTGGCGCTCGTCAACAACGCGAGCGTCCAGTCGCTTGCCGATACGGTGCCAGTCCTCTCGCGACTCTCGCCCGATCCACCAGGAGCGGCGGAGTTCACACTCGAGATCCTGACGACCGTCGTCGTGTTCGTGCTCGCATTTTTGCCGTTGTACAAGCCACGCCCACGGCGGATTCTGGACGTCATCGCGCTCTCCCAGAAACGGGTGTTGCTGGCGATGTTCGCTCTGGCGACGGTCGGCTACTTCGATTATACGTACCGGCTGCCGAGGCTGACCGTATTACTGGTAACGCCGATATTGTTCGTGGCATTGCCGGCATGGTTCGCGTGGATTCGTCGTCGACCTACTGAAGGCCAGGAGCGGGCCATCGTGGTGGGTGATGATCCCAAACTGATCCAACAGGTGGCACGGGAGGTGGAGATCCCGTTACTGGGGTACCTCTGCCCAACGAAATCATTCGAGTCGGGTAGTGTCGATTCCAAGGAGGTGCTGGCGATGGCCGATGGTGGAGAGACCTTCGTAGGGTTGACGAGGTTGGGGGGGCTGTCTCGGATTGAAGACGTTCTCGTTGAATACGATATCAATACTGTAGTGCTTGCGTTCGAGCACGCAGACCGCGCGGAGTTCTTCGGTGCACTCGACGCGTGTTACGAGCACGGTGTTGCGGCGAAGGTTCACCGCAACCATGCGGATTCGGTGTTGACGTCCGGGAATGCCGCTGGGACGCTGGTGGACGTCGAAGTGGAGCCCTGGGACGTACAAGACTACATGGTGAAGCGTGCATTCGACGTAGTGTTCTCGGTCGTCGGGCTGGTTGTGTTGGCTCCTGTCGCATTGATAATCGCTGTTGGGATTAAGGTGGACGATGGTGGGCCAGTGCTGTACGAGCAAGAGCGGACTGCCGTGTTCGGGGAGACGTTCGACGTGTACAAGTTCCGGTCCATGGTGCCCAAGGGGGAGTCATCAACGCCTGTCGAGGATGCAAAGAACAATCGGATCACCGACATCGGGCAGACGTTGCGTCGGACGCACCTCGACGAGATTCCACAACTGTGGTCGATTCTACGGGGGGACATGAGCGTAGTGGGTCCGCGAGCGGTGTGGACTAATGAGGAAATGCTGCTGGAGGACGAATCAGAGATGTGGCGCAAGCGGTGGTTCGTGAAGCCCGGATTGACGGGGCTGGCCCAGGTTGAAGGTGCGAAGAGTACGGATCCGGCGGAAAAGTTGCGGCTAGATCTGGAGTACGTTCGACGGCAGTCGTTCGGATATGATGTGAAGATGGTCCTGCGACAGGTCTGGCAGATAATGGAAGAGGTGACATCTATAGCACGTAGTTGA